One genomic window of Cyprinus carpio isolate SPL01 chromosome A23, ASM1834038v1, whole genome shotgun sequence includes the following:
- the LOC109067523 gene encoding bromodomain adjacent to zinc finger domain protein 2A-like yields MEANNHFNYGPHSSVSANSGLKHSSGDSLFTNGSSMSFPQQGKNLNGEMNVNGVTTAGGSSQPGSHPPSSSYPHMSNHHLPGSMGFDYLWGQSQYSPAMGPVPPLGLHQKSGSQGGIQPQQPQHHFQSHGSYQVNGSMGPSQQPPGAGPQYWGRVNPGQQPQGGSSMPMGYNSHSMYGTYPNQGIPPSQQHQSATAHHLQHHQQSQQHYGVMPNGMPFYQHPSHQAQTQSQPQTQMMPPAAQSFTPPRGSPQHHHMGSGGGRSSPHHVQVPMRSPSAVPDSGSPKSREMQVSMNESFKEMDKGFNGVEKSSVPQRLPETESFPVKPPGAVSNTDYNQAVQHPAVDLEKPVKQCQEMGAAAKELSSSPVSGPPPPLASPPRKTSTLPTESHSPSSPGFALSTASGVGANASASPPSPLTPPLQMVLGQRPGFSGPSSAEGLGTPPSMSSPKSSRAPPAGSHNQSLVSSSKTLMHPPTVPVPSQTVPEAQGSKSPQVSPTPLSLAASPSVVSAPPALAPLKGPQEASPLTGQSPKHPAASSTPTSVADNVSLPTVSALPSVVAGSPQVAALSSSAPPPAVSYSSQASSAPLNVSPAPNVSRSLIGSVTQPLETVANADVSSYTPGQMGSHGLVRHDFRESHCRPQACGSPSNVGIIMGTSKKESNNETQAEMHKLQIHGRNLELAFIVPKEPERDTMAVGRKDSNSIRDHAAPRKGECETSNDSFGTDTSLDYPSLAESTYLESSRAEDGSSMMDTFDNSYSLSQTGDQSKFTEGSMIDDSRDLQDTSYEEENLNSSMTSNSSTEAASLKDNMSLLDDSLNDSSQNCSSLLSAAINASTHSIKGDHILGKENGADTSGGDRRSALSVMTVKALQAVVSGSVEGTTTHMTETHIAMPTKKPRKPRTPKTTVATAETGSPDSKIKKQQLTPDGPKQEKVRRRKKTEDNSLSAVKKRKISKEAKEQEGVPTDTSTPSSALPLLPSDPLTFVHDSSLTNSEHPIVRPKKIWKRKMKGVNEAKPPKPAKEFSEGKTEDNDDNSSAAGDTPRRRIATEEQVQFPLQLGWRREIRVRRLEDRLKGETWYYSPCGRRMKQFPEVIKYLTRHRDALQGVSREHFSFSPRMPVGDFYEERESPEGMKWFLLANEEVPSMIMAITGRRGRPPNPDKEPRSRGCRARGAPGRRPGRPPKPKMEDLLSKVDARLLKRLEAKEDLTEEEKEKLIKIKKKMKKKARLKRKEDAKNKKIRQEKRKAKLEKAKEQEQDDESQTQTQTQSSESPLSAAEGPKKPGRRKNVAVSPAAEAFDLEKASPIKKVARARSKAKALAKAQAQAEAEAQAALAAKRQAERRAQAQRRMEERKRQQKILEEMKKPAEDMCLPDHTPLPQLSRIPGLVLSGLAFSNCLRVVEFLHGYGKILGLQVPKDIPSLSTLQEGLLGMEKSQGELLDLLIKLVEAALHDPGLPSYYQSVKILGEKLVDLELSHSTVSEVLRIFLEAHGFELEVCNSLRTKSFQTLKPDVKASILAFLVEELNASNIITREIDNTLENMATYRKNKWIIEGKLRKLKAALMRKTGRPEEELCFEERRRSARVGGAEEESIEESCVLERGSRRKAKEEPKHPEIESPNSCSVAELERQIDKLTKRQVFFRKKLQQSSHSMRAVSLGQDRYRRRYLLLPYMGCVLVEGAEDILASDEVTVSDEPVTYVKVITPVKTEVKAEPPLSPAFGAHLPSSPRVSQLTPTEADPLPGEASLMSSHRGRGRPRKIKPEVELHLRAAKNRRRRRSSRSAAEDSTLSSPVQDPAQPALQTSLEQLQDAEADSSAPITASGAGQGEDNSQPEDSMREQAEKRGQWFNLLPKEPCDETWISQPCENTPAPASSPTEDTPAPLDSDPLAPPPPQPPTTQMQTETPPLPLPLPQVCSTPAPRAVRRRRRSSGTSRAHARSSAAKRRGRPPSNLLQEVQLKYFTQLEVKPVPLEMVKGWWWVREPEELTAIVSALHPRGIREKVLHKHLTKHMEYLSEVCTRPVTDPIFQMTVEDGDALLEASKRAWSEQERVLQLDISVLQWVEDLEQRVVGADLQLKVSIPNAESDSEASQESSCSQFQMYTPPEADSTREDLQYYEHEIDPKDDWMVKTKKEWSDLLRVPSNPLDLAVLRLTNLERNIERRYLKEPLWNLSEVVRLAPLTPPPGGEEVPLDAVSLESEITPRLKTWRQALDRCRSASQLSLCLLQLEKAIAWERSVVRVTCQVCRKGDDDEYLLLCDGCDRGCHMFCLRPKVMQVPEGDWFCPTCVAKENGEAQRSQRSSRKRSNLRKRRFPEDSSDEDDGYRRGVTTRQKDAAASSSGTSISPSKRRRMATRNQPDLTYCEIILMEMESHSDAWPFLEPVNPRLVPGYRRIIKNPMDFLTMRERLLQGGYCSCEEFAADAQLVFSNCELFNEDTSEVGKAGHAMRRFFENRWAEFYENNDK; encoded by the exons ATGGAAGCAAATAACCATTTTAACTACGGGCctcactcttctgtgtcagcaaaCTCAGGACTGAAGCATTCCTCAGGGGATTCTCTCTTTACTAACGGGTCCTCCATGAGCTTCCCCCAGCAAGGGAAAA ATCTGAATGGCGAAATGAATGTGAACGGCGTCACTACTGCAGGTGGGAGCAGCCAGCCAGGCTCCCACCCTCCCTCTTCCTCTTATCCTCATATGAGCAACCATCACCTCCCAGGCAGCATGGGCTTTGACTATCTGTGGGGCCAGTCTCAGTACAGCCCGGCGATGGGGCCCGTCCCTCCTCTCGGGTTGCACCAGAAATCAGGCTCCCAGGGTGGGATACAACCACAGCAGCCTCAGCACCACTTCCAGAGCCATGGATCGTACCAAGTCAACGGAAGTATGGGACCGTCCCAGCAACCTCCAGGTGCTGGGCCGCAGTACTGGGGAAGAGTGAATCCTGGGCAGCAGCCGCAGGGGGGATCTTCGATGCCCATGGGATATAACTCTCACAGTATGTATGGGACGTATCCCAACCAGGGCATCCCACCGTCCCAGCAGCACCAGTCTGCAACGGCACATCATCTCCAACACCACCAGCAGTCGCAGCAGCATTATGGTGTGATGCCTAATGGAATGCCGTTTTATCAGCATCCATCGCACCAAGCCCAAACTCAGTCTCAACCACAGACTCAAATGATGCCACCCGCAGCGCAGAGCTTTACACCTCCACGAGGAAGCCCTCAGCACCATCACATGGGCAGTGGAGGAGGAAGAAGCAGCCCCCATCACGTCCAGGTCCCAATGAGGTCCCCTTCTGCTGTGCCTGATAGCGGTTCGCCTAAGAGCAGAGAGATGCAAG TTTCTATGAATGAGTCCTTTAAAGAAATGGATAAAGGCTTCAATGGAGTCGAGAAAAGCTCTGTACCCCAACGGTTGCCCGAAACTGAGAGTTTTCCTGTAAAGCCCCCTGGCGCTGTTTCTAATACCGACTATAACCAGGCTGTGCAGCATCCAGCCGTGGACCTGGAGAAACCTGTAAAACAATGTCAGGAGATGGGAGCTGCTGCAAAGGAGCTTAGTTCTTCCCCCGTCTCTGGACCTCCTCCACCACTAGCTAGTCCGCCTCGGAAAACATCGACCCTGCCAACGGAGTCACATTCTCCTTCGTCTCCAGGGTTCGCTTTATCTACAGCTTCAGGTGTTGGTGCAAATGCATCTGCATCTCCACCCTCTCCTCTCACACCACCGCTTCAGATGGTCCTAGGCCAAAGACCTGGATTCTCTGGACCTTCATCAGCTGAAGGACTTGGTACACCTCCTTCAATGTCTTCTCCTAAGAGCTCCAGAGCTCCACCTGCTGGTTCCCACAACCAGTCTCTGGTGTCTTCTTCTAAGACCTTGATGCATCCTCCAACGGTGCCAGTGCCTTCTCAAACAGTACCAGAGGCCCAGGGGTCAAAAAGTCCACAGGTCTCTCCAACACCTCTATCTTTAGCTGCATCTCCATCTGTTGTCTCCGCTCCTCCTGCGCTGGCACCACTTAAAGGACCCCAAGAGGCATCACCTCTAACAGGCCAGAGTCCTAAACATCCTGCTGCTTCCTCAACTCCAACATCTGTTGCCGATAACGTCTCTCTCCCCACGGTCTCTGCACTTCCGTCTGTGGTCGCTGGCTCTCCTCAAGTGGCTGCTCTGTCTTCATCTGCACCACCTCCTGCTGTTAGCTATTCTTCTCAGGCATCTTCAGCACCTCTCAATGTTTCTCCTGCTCCAAATGTATCTCGTTCCCTCATTGGCTCTGTTACTCAGCCTTTAGAGACAGTGGCAAATGCGGACGTTTCTTCTTACACTCCAGGGCAGATGGGTTCTCATGGATTAGTACGGCACGACTTTAGGGAATCACACTGTAGACCTCAGGCCTGTGGTTCCCCGAGTAATGTTGGAATAATAATGGGCACATCCAAAAAGGAGTCCAACAATGAGACTCAAGCTGAGATGCATAAGTTGCAAATTCATGGTAGAAACCTTGAACTGGCTTTCATTGTTCCAAAGGAACCTGAAAGAGACACTATGGCAGTTGGCAGAAAGGACTCTAATAGTATCAGAGATCATGCTGCCCCAAGGAAAGGAGAATGTGAGACTTCAAATGATTCTTTTGGCACTGACACGTCACTGGACTATCCGTCCTTGGCCGAGTCAACCTACCTTGAAAGCTCAAGAGCTGAGGATGGGAGTTCAATGATGGACACTTTTGATAATTCTTATAGTCTTTCCCAGACTGGAGACCAATCAAAGTTTACAGAAGGATCCATGATTGATGACTCCAGGGACTTGCAGGACACTTCTTATGAAGAAGAAAACTTGAACAGCTCCATGACCTCTAACAGTTCCACTGAGGCGGCGTCCCTCAAAGATAACATGTCTCTACTGGATGACTCTTTAAATGACAGCTCACAAAACTGCTCCTCCCTGCTTTCTGCAGCGATTAATGCATCTACACACTCTATCAAAG GTGATCATATTCTTGGCAAAGAGAATGGAGCTGATACTTCAGGAGGTGACCGAAGATCTGCGCTCTCTGTGATGACAGTTAAAGCGCTGCAAGCGGTTGTAAGCGGTTCTGTTGAAGGGACGACCACGCATATGACTGAAACCCACATTGCTATGCCAACAAAAAAGCCACGGAAGCCTAGAACCCCAAAGACGACAGTTGCTACCGCTGAAA CTGGCTCTCCTGATTCCAAGATCAAGAAACAACAGTTAACACCTGATGGCCCAAAACAAGAAAAGGTGAGGAGGAGAAAGAAAACCGAGGATAATTCACTGAGTGCAGTGAAGAAGAGGAAAATCTCTAAAGAGGCAAAGGAACAGGAGGGCGTCCCAACTGATACATCAACTCCTTCAAGTGCTCTGCCTCTCCTTCCAAGTGATCCACTGACATTTGTCCATGACTCAAGCCTGACCAATAGTGAGCACCCCATAGTCCGGCCCAAGAAGATCTGGAAGCGTAAGATGAAAGGTGTGAATGAGGCAAAGCCTCCCAAACCTGCCAAAGAGTTCTCAGAAGGGAAAACTGAAGATAATGATGATAACAGCTCCGCAGCAG GTGATACCCCAAGGCGTCGGATTGCAACTGAAGAGCAAGTCCAATTTCCTTTGCAGCTTGG CTGGAGGCGAGAGATTCGAGTCCGGAGGCTCGAGGACCGCCTGAAAGGAGAGACGTGGTACTATAGCCCCTGCGGCCGGAGGATGAAGCAGTTCCCCGAGGTCATCAAG TATCTGACGAGGCATCGGGATGCTCTCCAGGGCGTTTCGAGAGAGCACTTCAGCTTCAGTCCACGCATGCCAGTGGGTGACTTCTATGAGGAGCGGGAAAGCCCTGAG GGTATGAAATGGTTCCTCCTCGCCAATGAGGAAGTGCCCTCCATGATCATGGCAATAACAGGCAGACGCGGTCGTCCACCAAATCCAGACAAAGAGCCTCGTTCCCGTGGCTGCCGAGCCAGAGGAGCCCCAGGAAGACGGCCAGGCCGACCTCCCAAGCCCAAGATGGAGGATCTGCTCAGCAAAGTGGACGCCAGGCTGCTGAAGAGACTGGAGGCAAAGG AGGATCTcacagaggaagaaaaagaaaaactgatcaagatcaagaagaaaatgaagaaaaag GCAAGACTGAAAAGAAAGGAGGATGCAAAGAATAAAAAGATCCGGCAGGAGAAACGGAAAGCCAAA CTGGAGAAAGCCAAAGAGCAGGAGCAGGATGATGAATCTCAGACTCAGACTCAAACCCAGTCATCTGAAAGCCCGCTCTCAGCCGCAGAGGGGCCCAAGAAGCCCGGCCGCAGGAAGAATGTCGCAGTATCACCAGCAGCAGAAGCGTTTGACCTGGAGAAGGCCAGTCCCATCAAGAAGGTGGCCCGGGCCCGCAGCAAAGCCAAGGCTCTGGCCAAAGCCCAGGCTCAAGCGGAGGCCGAAGCACAGGCTGCGCTGGCAGCAAAGAGGCAGGCGGAGCGGAGGGCGCAGGCTCAGAGACGAATGGAGGAGAGGAAGAGACAGCAGAAGATCTTGGAGGAGATGAAGAAGCCCGCAGAGGACATGTGTCTCCCCGACCACACG CCCCTCCCACAATTGTCACGGATACCAGGACTGGTGCTTTCGGGTTTGGCCTTCTCCAATTGTTTAAGGGTGGTTGAGTTCCTGCATGGTTACGGAAAGATTCTGGGGCTCCAGGTGCCCAAGGATATTCCCAGCCTGAGCACCCTGCAGGAAGGGCTCCTCGGCATGGAGAAGAGCCAAGGAGAGCTCCTGGATCTGCTCATTAAACTGGTGGAGGCCGCTCTGCACGATCCTGGACTGCCCTCATATTACCAG TCTGTGAAGATCCTGGGAGAGAAGCTGGTGGATCTGGAGCTGAGCCACAGCACTGTGTCCGAGGTGCTGCGGATCTTTCTGGAAGCCCATGGCTTTGAGCTGGAGGTGTGTAACAGCCTGCGTACAAAGAGCTTCCAGACCCTCAAACCCGACGTCAAAGCCTCCATACTGGCCTTCCTGGTGGAGGAACTCAACGCCAGCAACATAATCACCAG GGAGATTGATAACACGCTAGAGAATATGGCAACCTACAGGAAAAACAAGTGGATTATTGAAGGAAAACTACGCAA ACTGAAGGCTGCGCTGATGCGTAAGACGGGGCGTCCGGAGGAGGAGCTGTGCTTCGAGGAGCGCCGGCGCAGTGCTCGTGTGGGCGGGGCTGAGGAGGAGAGCATCGAGGAGAGCTGTGTGCTGGAGAGAGGGAGCCGCCGCAAAGCCAAAGAGGAACCCAAACACCCCGAG ATTGAGAGTCCCAATTCTTGCAGTGTTGCTGAGCTGGAGCGTCAGATTGATAAACTGACCAAG CGTCAGGTGTTTTTCCGTAAGAAGCTGCAGCAGTCGTCTCATTCCATGCGGGCCGTGTCTCTGGGGCAGGATCGGTACCGCCGCAGGTACTTGCTGCTGCCTTATATGGGATGTGTCCTCGTGGAGGGAGCGGAGGACATCCTGG CCTCAGATGAAGTGACGGTCAGCGATGAACCTGTGACTTATGTGAAGGTCATAACTCCAGTGAAGACAGAGGTCAAAGCTGAGCCTCCCCTCTCTCCAGCTTTCGGCGCGCATCTCCCCTCTTCTCCTCGAGTGTCCCAGCTTACCCCCACAGAGGCGGATCCTCTCCCCGGCGAGGCCTCTCTGATGAGCAGCCATCGAGGACGGGGGCGCCCGCGCAAGATCAAACCTGAAGTGGAGCTCCACCTGCGAGCAGCCAAGAACCGGCGGCGGCGCCGTAGCAGCAGATCAGCAGCCGAGGATTCGACTCTCAGCTCTCCTGTGCAGGATCCCGCTCAGCCCGCTCTCCAGACGTCTCTCGAGCAGCTGCAGGACGCTGAGGCCGATAGCAGCGCGCCGATCACAGCGTCTGGAGCGGGTCAGGGCGAGGATAACAGCCAGCCGGAGGACAGCATGAGGGAGCAGGCAGAGAAACGAGGCCAGTGGTTCAATCTGCTGCCCAAGGAGCCGTGCGACGAGACGTGGATCTCCCAGCCGTGCGAGAACACACCTGCGCCCGCTTCATCCCCCACTGAAGACACTCCAGCACCCCTCGATAGTGACCCGCTCGCTCCCCCTCCCCCGCAGCCTCCAACAACACAG ATGCAGACGGaaactcctcctcttcctcttcctcttcctcaggtGTGCTCCACTCCAGCTCCCAGGGCCGTAAGGAGGCGCAGGAGAAGCAGCGGGACGTCCCGAGCTCACGCTCGCTCCAGTGCGGCGAAGAGACGTGGCAGACCACCCTCCAATCTCTTACAAGAGGTGCAACTGAAATACTTCACTCAGCTGGAGGTGAAGCCTGTTCCGTTAG AAATGGTGAAGGGCTGGTGGTGGGTCAGAGAACCGGAGGAGCTGACAGCTATTGTGAGCGCCCTCCACCCTCGAGGCATCCGTGAGAAAGTGCTCCACAAACACCTCACCAAACACATGGAGTATCTGTCTGAGGTCTGCACGCGGCCCGTCACCG ATCCCATCTTCCAGATGACGGTGGAGGATGGCGATGCCCTGCTGGAGGCGTCTAAACGGGCGTGGAGTGAGCAGGAGAGAGTCCTGCAGTTAGACATCAGTGTTCTCCAGTGGGTGGAAGATCTGGAGCAGAGAGTAGTCGGTGCAGACCTTCAGCTCAAG GTCTCCATTCCCAATGCAGAGAGTGACAGTGAGGCTAGTCAGGAATCATCATGCTCTCAATTCCAG ATGTATACCCCTCCCGAGGCGGACTCCACGCGGGAGGACCTGCAGTATTACGAGCACGAGATTGACCCCAAGGACGACTGGATGGTAAAGACCAAGAAGGAATGGTCCGACCTCCTGCGAGTTCCCAGCAACCCCCTGGACCTGGCCGTTCTCCGCTTGACTAATCTGGAGCGTAACATCGAGCGGCGCTATCTGAAGGAGCCGCTGTGGAACCTGTCCGAGGTGGTGCGCTTGGCCCCTCTCACCCCTCCCCCCGGCGGGGAGGAGGTCCCGCTAGATGCTGTCAG cTTGGAAAGTGAGATCACACCCAGGTTGAAGACGTGGCGGCAGGCCCTGGACCGCTGCCGCAGTGCGTctcagctctctctctgtctgctgcaGCTGGAGAAAGCCATCGCCTGGGAAAGATCCGTCGTCAGAGTG ACATGTCAGGTGTGCCGTAAGGGCGATGATGACGAGTACCTGCTCTTGTGTGACGGCTGTGATCGTGGCTGTCACATGTTCTGTCTGAGGCCAAAGGTCATGCAGGTGCCAGAAGGCGACTGGTTCTGTCCCACCTGCGTTGCCAAG GAAAACGGGGAAGCTCAGAGATCACAGCGTTCATCACGGAAGAGATCGAACTTGCGGAAACGGCGATTCCCAGAGGATAGTTCAGACGAGGATGATGGGTACAGACGAGGCGTGACCACACGACAAAAAGACGCTGCAGCTTCCTCGAGTGGGACGAGCATCTCTCCCTCCAAACGCAGACGGATGGCCACACGAAACCAGCCTGACCTCACCTACTGCGA GATCATTCTGATGGAAATGGAGTCTCACTCAGACGCCTGGCCTTTCCTGGAGCCGGTCAATCCCCGCCTGGTGCCGGGCTACCGGCGCATCATCAAAAACCCCATGGACTTCCTCACGATGAGGGAAAGACTTCTGCAGGGAGg GTACTGCAGCTGTGAGGAGTTTGCTGCCGACGCTCAGCTGGTCTTCAGCAACTGCGAACTCTTCAACGAGGACACGTCGGAGGTGGGCAAGGCTGGACACGCCATGCGGCGCTTCTTCGAGAACCGCTGGGCGGAGTTTTATGAGAACAATGACAAGTAG